A window from Hemicordylus capensis ecotype Gifberg chromosome 2, rHemCap1.1.pri, whole genome shotgun sequence encodes these proteins:
- the CALR3 gene encoding calreticulin-3 isoform X2, producing the protein MRMEMARRRRRSSSPPPPGPMALLLLLLLALLAPLAARGTVYFREQFLDGVRWQERWVLSQHKANYGKFRLTAGNVYGDRETDKGLQTSENAKFYAISSRFKPFSNKGRPLVIQYTVKHEQKIDCGGGYVKIFPSDLEQKNMSGESLYYIMFGPDICGSDTKKVHVILNYKNQLYPIKKQIRCKVDGFTHLYTLVLRPDHTYKVKIDREIVAEGILEDDWDFLPPRKINNPAVKKPVDWDDAPEIDDPEDTKPEDWDVSEYIVDNSAEKPPDWDEAKRGSWQAPLLKNPLYRVRSGTIFDNFLITDDEEFAEEFGDETWGETKDPEQEMSQKQTEEDKKRKRGEARKAAPRGRARPRRQQQEGPVAPKDEL; encoded by the exons ATGAGGATGGAgatggcgaggaggaggaggaggagcagctccCCGCCGCCGCCCGGCCCgatggcgctgctgctgctgctgctgctggcgctgCTGGCCCCGCTGGCCGCCCGCGGCACCGTCTACTTCCGGGAGCAGTTCCTGGACGGAG TGAGATGGCAGGAGAGATGGGTGCTTTCTCAGCACAAAGCCAACTACGGGAAGTTTAGACTGACAGCTGGGAATGTCTATGGCGATCGAGAAAcagacaaag GTCTGCAGACAAGTGAAAATGCTAAATTTTATGCCATCTCGTCACGATTTAAGCCCTTCAGCAACAAAGGAAGGCCTCTGGTAATTCAGTACACAGTAAAGCATGAACAGAAGATCGACTGCGGTGGTGGATATGTCAAAATCTTTCCTTCTGACTTGGAGCAGAAGAACATGAGTGGAGAATCACTATATTATATCATGTTTG GGCCTGACATTTGTGGATCTGATACCAAGAAAGTTCATGTCATTTTGAACTACAAGAACCAACTTTATCCCATAAAGAAACAAATTCGATGCAAA GTGGATGGCTTTACTCACTTATATACACTAGTTTTAAGACCAGACCACACGTACAAAGTGAAAATTGACCGCGAAATAGTTGCAGAAGGCATCTTGGAAGATGATTGGGACTTCTTGCCTCCAAGGAAAATAAACAACCCCGCCGTGAAGAAGCCTGTGGACTGGGATGATGCTCCTGAAATTGATGACCCAGAggacacaaaaccagag GACTGGGACGTTTCAGAATATATTGTGGACAACAGCGCAGAGAAACCTCCGGACTGGGACGAGGCGAAGCGAGGCAGCTGGCAAGCACCCCTGCTCAAGAACCCCCTCTACCGg GTGAGATCTGGGACCATCTTCGATAACTTCTTGATCACAGATGACGAAGAGTTTGCAGAAGAGTTTGGCGATGAAACCTGGGGAGAAACCAAG gACCCCGAGCAGGAGATGAGCCAGAAGCAGACGGAGGAAGACAAGAAGAGGAAGCGGGGAGAGGCCCGGAAGGCGGCCCCCCGGGGAAGAGCGCGcccccggcggcagcagcaggagggcccgGTGGCCCCGAAGGACGAGCTCTGA
- the CALR3 gene encoding calreticulin-3 isoform X1 yields MRMEMARRRRRSSSPPPPGPMALLLLLLLALLAPLAARGTVYFREQFLDGVRWQERWVLSQHKANYGKFRLTAGNVYGDRETDKGLQTSENAKFYAISSRFKPFSNKGRPLVIQYTVKHEQKIDCGGGYVKIFPSDLEQKNMSGESLYYIMFGPDICGSDTKKVHVILNYKNQLYPIKKQIRCKVDGFTHLYTLVLRPDHTYKVKIDREIVAEGILEDDWDFLPPRKINNPAVKKPVDWDDAPEIDDPEDTKPEDWDVSEYIVDNSAEKPPDWDEAKRGSWQAPLLKNPLYRGEWRPRKMANPSFQGPWPHPQVENPEHLPDPSISVYQNISVLGLDLWQVRSGTIFDNFLITDDEEFAEEFGDETWGETKDPEQEMSQKQTEEDKKRKRGEARKAAPRGRARPRRQQQEGPVAPKDEL; encoded by the exons ATGAGGATGGAgatggcgaggaggaggaggaggagcagctccCCGCCGCCGCCCGGCCCgatggcgctgctgctgctgctgctgctggcgctgCTGGCCCCGCTGGCCGCCCGCGGCACCGTCTACTTCCGGGAGCAGTTCCTGGACGGAG TGAGATGGCAGGAGAGATGGGTGCTTTCTCAGCACAAAGCCAACTACGGGAAGTTTAGACTGACAGCTGGGAATGTCTATGGCGATCGAGAAAcagacaaag GTCTGCAGACAAGTGAAAATGCTAAATTTTATGCCATCTCGTCACGATTTAAGCCCTTCAGCAACAAAGGAAGGCCTCTGGTAATTCAGTACACAGTAAAGCATGAACAGAAGATCGACTGCGGTGGTGGATATGTCAAAATCTTTCCTTCTGACTTGGAGCAGAAGAACATGAGTGGAGAATCACTATATTATATCATGTTTG GGCCTGACATTTGTGGATCTGATACCAAGAAAGTTCATGTCATTTTGAACTACAAGAACCAACTTTATCCCATAAAGAAACAAATTCGATGCAAA GTGGATGGCTTTACTCACTTATATACACTAGTTTTAAGACCAGACCACACGTACAAAGTGAAAATTGACCGCGAAATAGTTGCAGAAGGCATCTTGGAAGATGATTGGGACTTCTTGCCTCCAAGGAAAATAAACAACCCCGCCGTGAAGAAGCCTGTGGACTGGGATGATGCTCCTGAAATTGATGACCCAGAggacacaaaaccagag GACTGGGACGTTTCAGAATATATTGTGGACAACAGCGCAGAGAAACCTCCGGACTGGGACGAGGCGAAGCGAGGCAGCTGGCAAGCACCCCTGCTCAAGAACCCCCTCTACCGg GGGGAGTGGCGACCCAGGAAGATGGCCAACCCCAGCTTCCAAGGCCCGTGGCCCCACCCACAGGTCGAGAACCCAGAGCACCTGCCCGACCCCAGCATCTCGGTCTACCAGAACATCAGCGTCCTTGGCCTGGATCTCTGGCAG GTGAGATCTGGGACCATCTTCGATAACTTCTTGATCACAGATGACGAAGAGTTTGCAGAAGAGTTTGGCGATGAAACCTGGGGAGAAACCAAG gACCCCGAGCAGGAGATGAGCCAGAAGCAGACGGAGGAAGACAAGAAGAGGAAGCGGGGAGAGGCCCGGAAGGCGGCCCCCCGGGGAAGAGCGCGcccccggcggcagcagcaggagggcccgGTGGCCCCGAAGGACGAGCTCTGA
- the C2H19orf44 gene encoding uncharacterized protein C19orf44 homolog isoform X1 has product MPNGRLKARALAPHWTLLFRPGCGKAAHWSSVAPPTPALTTPTGSEGKLPHWLFALPRRPIGWTRSHRPHLWANSSAAAIRSRGNQGRAADRAGVAKLRGWRRRGAGQLGDRSPGPKMRRAAEGRSAALARAQAQLAGRRRVTQRGQGPAGAPGSVTLSSSSSSHLSASELSNLGGPTAPMGRKEWEGQSKPAVLPQPNSRFLKQQALAPREPGPAGLHPAARRSLSTTAAGSSKGRSSAVLRKLAQIESKLRSRRAGPAVSRGQQAPSDEEPSWSRSSRDNAQHWAAGRLERSPQAEAAPLPPDPAGSAPERTPSPPSRRLGGAAASWRLSSPALLQDCPAAGAASLSPRGGSLSGRSPIRSLEELFSEAGSSSSSEFRVNVLSLEDLAPSMAGQEEETQATRRSSQELGTSGSPFKAPSAVVGETAILKEEEDQGGGTEISERLSGSSADRSLGQPTSPVNTEYSDDFEPSVAEDVEEAPSSAEGSQGSTEASLRSGPSKLPRHGSPLGRPGSTRPGVKEAAVQTSGSWPAAPWGLAEVASAALGQTAAAGGSCPGEAPPAPSPPGSMAALEALVSGSPARLVLSDMLQQNLLLIRHFVEATRHLHASFVASLEEEEFHYHTLEEAKAYIKRHKPRPLTLEQALRERGEQSHTEAP; this is encoded by the exons ATGCCCAACGGACGCCTCAAGGCGCGCGCGCTCGCTCCCCATTGGACGCTACTTTTCCGGCCTGGTTGCGGGAAGGCCGCTCATTGGTCCAGTGTGGCTCCGCCCACCCCCGCGCTCACCACGCCCACAGGAAGCGAGGGGAAGCTTCCCCATTGGCTCTTCGCGCTGCCCAGGCGCCCTATTGGCTGGACTCGGAGCCACCGCCCCCACCTTTGGGCCAATAGTTCCGCCGCAGCAATCAGGAGCCGAGGCAATCAGGGCAGAGCAGCCGACCGTGCCGGGGTTGCTAAGCTACGCGGCTGGAGGCGACGCGGCGCCGGGCAGCTCGGAGACCGGAGCCCGGGCCCGAAGATGCGGCGGGCTGCGGAAGGCAGGAGCGCGGCTCTGGCCCGCGCTCAAGCACAGCTGGCCGGGAGGCGAAGGGTCACGCAGAGGGGTCAG GGTCCCGCAGGTGCTCCTGGCAGCGtcacactcagcagcagcagcagcagccacttgtCTGCCAGTGAGCTGAGCAATCTGGGGGGCCCCACTGCCCCAATGGGGAGAAAGGAGTGGGAGGGCCAGAGCAAGCCTGCTGTGCTGCCGCAGCCCAATAGCCGCTTCTTAAAGCAACAGgccctggcgcccagagagcctgGACCAGCAGGGCTCCATCCTGCTGCCAGGAGGAGCCTCAGCACCACCGCCGCCGGCTCCTCCAAGGGCCGGTCCAGCGCTGTCCTGAGAAAGCTGGCACAGATCGAAAGCAAGCTCAGGAGCCGGAGGGCTGGGCCAGCCGTGAGCCGCGGCCAGCAGGCGCCGTCTGATGAGGAGCCTTCCTGGAGCAGGTCCAGCCGAGACAACGCCCAGCACTGGGCAGCAGGAAGGCTGGAGCGAAGCCCCCAGGCGGAGGCGGCGCCCCTCCCGCCCGATCCTGCTGGGAGCGCACCAGAGCGGACCCCCTCCCCGCCAAGCAGGCGGCTGGGCGGGGCGGCAGCGTCCTGGCGCCTGTCCTCGCCCGCTCTCCTCCAGGATTGCCCAGCGGCAGGTGCCGCCTCTCTTTCTCCAAGGGGAGGCTCTCTGTCTGGGCGGAGCCCCATCAGGTCCCTGGAGGAGCTCTTCTCGGAAGCcggctccagcagcagcagcg aGTTCCGAGTCAACGTTCTGAGCCTTGAGGACTTGGCACCCAGCATGGCCGGCCAAGAGGAAGAG ACACAGGCAACCAGAAGGTCGAGCCAAGAGCTGGGAACAAGCGGAAGCCCCTTTAAGGCCCCAAGTGCCGTTGTGGGGGAAACGGCCATcctgaaggaagaggaggaccAAGGAGGAGGGACGGAGATCTCGGAGCGCCTGAGTGGCAGCTCTGCTGACCGCTCCCTGGGCCAGCCGACGAGCCCCGTCAACACCGAGTATTCAGACGACTTTGAGCCCTCCGTGGCAGAGGACGTGGAAGAAGCCCCATCTTCTGCTGAGGGTTCCCAGGGCAGTACGGAGGCCTCTCTGCGCTCTGGCCCGTCCAAGCTGCCCCGCCACGGCTCCCCTCTGGGGCGTCCAGGAAGCACCAGGCCAGGGGTGAAGGAAGCAGCTGTGCAGACAAGTGGCTCTTGGCCTGCTGCTCCCTGGGGGCTAG CTGAGGTCGCAAGTGCTGCTCTTGGCcagactgcagcagcaggaggaagttgTCCTGGGGAAGCCCCACCCGCCCCCAGTCCCCCAGGGAGCATGGCCGCCCTGGAAG CCCTGGTGAGCGGCAGCCCGGCCAGGTTGGTGCTGAGCGACATGTTGCAGCAGAACCTGCTGCTGATCCGGCACTTCGTGGAGGCCACGCGCCACCTTCACGCCTCCTTTGTGGCctcgctggaggaggaggagttccaCTACCACACGCTGGAGGAAGCCAAAGCG TACATCAAGCGCCACAAGCCTCGGCCTCTGACGCTGGAGCAAGCCTTGCGAGAACGAGGAGAGCAGAGCCACACGGAGGCGCCGTAG
- the C2H19orf44 gene encoding uncharacterized protein C19orf44 homolog isoform X2 — MPNGRLKARALAPHWTLLFRPGCGKAAHWSSVAPPTPALTTPTGSEGKLPHWLFALPRRPIGWTRSHRPHLWANSSAAAIRSRGNQGRAADRAGVAKLRGWRRRGAGQLGDRSPGPKMRRAAEGRSAALARAQAQLAGRRRVTQRGQGPAGAPGSVTLSSSSSSHLSASELSNLGGPTAPMGRKEWEGQSKPAVLPQPNSRFLKQQALAPREPGPAGLHPAARRSLSTTAAGSSKGRSSAVLRKLAQIESKLRSRRAGPAVSRGQQAPSDEEPSWSRSSRDNAQHWAAGRLERSPQAEAAPLPPDPAGSAPERTPSPPSRRLGGAAASWRLSSPALLQDCPAAGAASLSPRGGSLSGRSPIRSLEELFSEAGSSSSSEFRVNVLSLEDLAPSMAGQEEETQATRRSSQELGTSGSPFKAPSAVVGETAILKEEEDQGGGTEISERLSGSSADRSLGQPTSPVNTEYSDDFEPSVAEDVEEAPSSAEGSQGSTEASLRSGPSKLPRHGSPLGRPGSTRPGVKEAAVQTSGSWPAAPWGLALVSGSPARLVLSDMLQQNLLLIRHFVEATRHLHASFVASLEEEEFHYHTLEEAKAYIKRHKPRPLTLEQALRERGEQSHTEAP; from the exons ATGCCCAACGGACGCCTCAAGGCGCGCGCGCTCGCTCCCCATTGGACGCTACTTTTCCGGCCTGGTTGCGGGAAGGCCGCTCATTGGTCCAGTGTGGCTCCGCCCACCCCCGCGCTCACCACGCCCACAGGAAGCGAGGGGAAGCTTCCCCATTGGCTCTTCGCGCTGCCCAGGCGCCCTATTGGCTGGACTCGGAGCCACCGCCCCCACCTTTGGGCCAATAGTTCCGCCGCAGCAATCAGGAGCCGAGGCAATCAGGGCAGAGCAGCCGACCGTGCCGGGGTTGCTAAGCTACGCGGCTGGAGGCGACGCGGCGCCGGGCAGCTCGGAGACCGGAGCCCGGGCCCGAAGATGCGGCGGGCTGCGGAAGGCAGGAGCGCGGCTCTGGCCCGCGCTCAAGCACAGCTGGCCGGGAGGCGAAGGGTCACGCAGAGGGGTCAG GGTCCCGCAGGTGCTCCTGGCAGCGtcacactcagcagcagcagcagcagccacttgtCTGCCAGTGAGCTGAGCAATCTGGGGGGCCCCACTGCCCCAATGGGGAGAAAGGAGTGGGAGGGCCAGAGCAAGCCTGCTGTGCTGCCGCAGCCCAATAGCCGCTTCTTAAAGCAACAGgccctggcgcccagagagcctgGACCAGCAGGGCTCCATCCTGCTGCCAGGAGGAGCCTCAGCACCACCGCCGCCGGCTCCTCCAAGGGCCGGTCCAGCGCTGTCCTGAGAAAGCTGGCACAGATCGAAAGCAAGCTCAGGAGCCGGAGGGCTGGGCCAGCCGTGAGCCGCGGCCAGCAGGCGCCGTCTGATGAGGAGCCTTCCTGGAGCAGGTCCAGCCGAGACAACGCCCAGCACTGGGCAGCAGGAAGGCTGGAGCGAAGCCCCCAGGCGGAGGCGGCGCCCCTCCCGCCCGATCCTGCTGGGAGCGCACCAGAGCGGACCCCCTCCCCGCCAAGCAGGCGGCTGGGCGGGGCGGCAGCGTCCTGGCGCCTGTCCTCGCCCGCTCTCCTCCAGGATTGCCCAGCGGCAGGTGCCGCCTCTCTTTCTCCAAGGGGAGGCTCTCTGTCTGGGCGGAGCCCCATCAGGTCCCTGGAGGAGCTCTTCTCGGAAGCcggctccagcagcagcagcg aGTTCCGAGTCAACGTTCTGAGCCTTGAGGACTTGGCACCCAGCATGGCCGGCCAAGAGGAAGAG ACACAGGCAACCAGAAGGTCGAGCCAAGAGCTGGGAACAAGCGGAAGCCCCTTTAAGGCCCCAAGTGCCGTTGTGGGGGAAACGGCCATcctgaaggaagaggaggaccAAGGAGGAGGGACGGAGATCTCGGAGCGCCTGAGTGGCAGCTCTGCTGACCGCTCCCTGGGCCAGCCGACGAGCCCCGTCAACACCGAGTATTCAGACGACTTTGAGCCCTCCGTGGCAGAGGACGTGGAAGAAGCCCCATCTTCTGCTGAGGGTTCCCAGGGCAGTACGGAGGCCTCTCTGCGCTCTGGCCCGTCCAAGCTGCCCCGCCACGGCTCCCCTCTGGGGCGTCCAGGAAGCACCAGGCCAGGGGTGAAGGAAGCAGCTGTGCAGACAAGTGGCTCTTGGCCTGCTGCTCCCTGGGGGCTAG CCCTGGTGAGCGGCAGCCCGGCCAGGTTGGTGCTGAGCGACATGTTGCAGCAGAACCTGCTGCTGATCCGGCACTTCGTGGAGGCCACGCGCCACCTTCACGCCTCCTTTGTGGCctcgctggaggaggaggagttccaCTACCACACGCTGGAGGAAGCCAAAGCG TACATCAAGCGCCACAAGCCTCGGCCTCTGACGCTGGAGCAAGCCTTGCGAGAACGAGGAGAGCAGAGCCACACGGAGGCGCCGTAG
- the C2H19orf44 gene encoding uncharacterized protein C19orf44 homolog isoform X3: MAASALQLRAAFLPWQRPTSSGKPWKANQPGPAGAPGSVTLSSSSSSHLSASELSNLGGPTAPMGRKEWEGQSKPAVLPQPNSRFLKQQALAPREPGPAGLHPAARRSLSTTAAGSSKGRSSAVLRKLAQIESKLRSRRAGPAVSRGQQAPSDEEPSWSRSSRDNAQHWAAGRLERSPQAEAAPLPPDPAGSAPERTPSPPSRRLGGAAASWRLSSPALLQDCPAAGAASLSPRGGSLSGRSPIRSLEELFSEAGSSSSSEFRVNVLSLEDLAPSMAGQEEETQATRRSSQELGTSGSPFKAPSAVVGETAILKEEEDQGGGTEISERLSGSSADRSLGQPTSPVNTEYSDDFEPSVAEDVEEAPSSAEGSQGSTEASLRSGPSKLPRHGSPLGRPGSTRPGVKEAAVQTSGSWPAAPWGLAEVASAALGQTAAAGGSCPGEAPPAPSPPGSMAALEALVSGSPARLVLSDMLQQNLLLIRHFVEATRHLHASFVASLEEEEFHYHTLEEAKAYIKRHKPRPLTLEQALRERGEQSHTEAP; encoded by the exons ATGGCTGCATCTGCGTTGCAGTTGCgtgctgccttcctgccttgGCAAAGGCCCACAAGCAGTGGGAAGCCTTGGAAAGCAAACCAGCCC GGTCCCGCAGGTGCTCCTGGCAGCGtcacactcagcagcagcagcagcagccacttgtCTGCCAGTGAGCTGAGCAATCTGGGGGGCCCCACTGCCCCAATGGGGAGAAAGGAGTGGGAGGGCCAGAGCAAGCCTGCTGTGCTGCCGCAGCCCAATAGCCGCTTCTTAAAGCAACAGgccctggcgcccagagagcctgGACCAGCAGGGCTCCATCCTGCTGCCAGGAGGAGCCTCAGCACCACCGCCGCCGGCTCCTCCAAGGGCCGGTCCAGCGCTGTCCTGAGAAAGCTGGCACAGATCGAAAGCAAGCTCAGGAGCCGGAGGGCTGGGCCAGCCGTGAGCCGCGGCCAGCAGGCGCCGTCTGATGAGGAGCCTTCCTGGAGCAGGTCCAGCCGAGACAACGCCCAGCACTGGGCAGCAGGAAGGCTGGAGCGAAGCCCCCAGGCGGAGGCGGCGCCCCTCCCGCCCGATCCTGCTGGGAGCGCACCAGAGCGGACCCCCTCCCCGCCAAGCAGGCGGCTGGGCGGGGCGGCAGCGTCCTGGCGCCTGTCCTCGCCCGCTCTCCTCCAGGATTGCCCAGCGGCAGGTGCCGCCTCTCTTTCTCCAAGGGGAGGCTCTCTGTCTGGGCGGAGCCCCATCAGGTCCCTGGAGGAGCTCTTCTCGGAAGCcggctccagcagcagcagcg aGTTCCGAGTCAACGTTCTGAGCCTTGAGGACTTGGCACCCAGCATGGCCGGCCAAGAGGAAGAG ACACAGGCAACCAGAAGGTCGAGCCAAGAGCTGGGAACAAGCGGAAGCCCCTTTAAGGCCCCAAGTGCCGTTGTGGGGGAAACGGCCATcctgaaggaagaggaggaccAAGGAGGAGGGACGGAGATCTCGGAGCGCCTGAGTGGCAGCTCTGCTGACCGCTCCCTGGGCCAGCCGACGAGCCCCGTCAACACCGAGTATTCAGACGACTTTGAGCCCTCCGTGGCAGAGGACGTGGAAGAAGCCCCATCTTCTGCTGAGGGTTCCCAGGGCAGTACGGAGGCCTCTCTGCGCTCTGGCCCGTCCAAGCTGCCCCGCCACGGCTCCCCTCTGGGGCGTCCAGGAAGCACCAGGCCAGGGGTGAAGGAAGCAGCTGTGCAGACAAGTGGCTCTTGGCCTGCTGCTCCCTGGGGGCTAG CTGAGGTCGCAAGTGCTGCTCTTGGCcagactgcagcagcaggaggaagttgTCCTGGGGAAGCCCCACCCGCCCCCAGTCCCCCAGGGAGCATGGCCGCCCTGGAAG CCCTGGTGAGCGGCAGCCCGGCCAGGTTGGTGCTGAGCGACATGTTGCAGCAGAACCTGCTGCTGATCCGGCACTTCGTGGAGGCCACGCGCCACCTTCACGCCTCCTTTGTGGCctcgctggaggaggaggagttccaCTACCACACGCTGGAGGAAGCCAAAGCG TACATCAAGCGCCACAAGCCTCGGCCTCTGACGCTGGAGCAAGCCTTGCGAGAACGAGGAGAGCAGAGCCACACGGAGGCGCCGTAG
- the C2H19orf44 gene encoding uncharacterized protein C19orf44 homolog isoform X4 gives MGRKEWEGQSKPAVLPQPNSRFLKQQALAPREPGPAGLHPAARRSLSTTAAGSSKGRSSAVLRKLAQIESKLRSRRAGPAVSRGQQAPSDEEPSWSRSSRDNAQHWAAGRLERSPQAEAAPLPPDPAGSAPERTPSPPSRRLGGAAASWRLSSPALLQDCPAAGAASLSPRGGSLSGRSPIRSLEELFSEAGSSSSSEFRVNVLSLEDLAPSMAGQEEETQATRRSSQELGTSGSPFKAPSAVVGETAILKEEEDQGGGTEISERLSGSSADRSLGQPTSPVNTEYSDDFEPSVAEDVEEAPSSAEGSQGSTEASLRSGPSKLPRHGSPLGRPGSTRPGVKEAAVQTSGSWPAAPWGLAEVASAALGQTAAAGGSCPGEAPPAPSPPGSMAALEALVSGSPARLVLSDMLQQNLLLIRHFVEATRHLHASFVASLEEEEFHYHTLEEAKAYIKRHKPRPLTLEQALRERGEQSHTEAP, from the exons ATGGGGAGAAAGGAGTGGGAGGGCCAGAGCAAGCCTGCTGTGCTGCCGCAGCCCAATAGCCGCTTCTTAAAGCAACAGgccctggcgcccagagagcctgGACCAGCAGGGCTCCATCCTGCTGCCAGGAGGAGCCTCAGCACCACCGCCGCCGGCTCCTCCAAGGGCCGGTCCAGCGCTGTCCTGAGAAAGCTGGCACAGATCGAAAGCAAGCTCAGGAGCCGGAGGGCTGGGCCAGCCGTGAGCCGCGGCCAGCAGGCGCCGTCTGATGAGGAGCCTTCCTGGAGCAGGTCCAGCCGAGACAACGCCCAGCACTGGGCAGCAGGAAGGCTGGAGCGAAGCCCCCAGGCGGAGGCGGCGCCCCTCCCGCCCGATCCTGCTGGGAGCGCACCAGAGCGGACCCCCTCCCCGCCAAGCAGGCGGCTGGGCGGGGCGGCAGCGTCCTGGCGCCTGTCCTCGCCCGCTCTCCTCCAGGATTGCCCAGCGGCAGGTGCCGCCTCTCTTTCTCCAAGGGGAGGCTCTCTGTCTGGGCGGAGCCCCATCAGGTCCCTGGAGGAGCTCTTCTCGGAAGCcggctccagcagcagcagcg aGTTCCGAGTCAACGTTCTGAGCCTTGAGGACTTGGCACCCAGCATGGCCGGCCAAGAGGAAGAG ACACAGGCAACCAGAAGGTCGAGCCAAGAGCTGGGAACAAGCGGAAGCCCCTTTAAGGCCCCAAGTGCCGTTGTGGGGGAAACGGCCATcctgaaggaagaggaggaccAAGGAGGAGGGACGGAGATCTCGGAGCGCCTGAGTGGCAGCTCTGCTGACCGCTCCCTGGGCCAGCCGACGAGCCCCGTCAACACCGAGTATTCAGACGACTTTGAGCCCTCCGTGGCAGAGGACGTGGAAGAAGCCCCATCTTCTGCTGAGGGTTCCCAGGGCAGTACGGAGGCCTCTCTGCGCTCTGGCCCGTCCAAGCTGCCCCGCCACGGCTCCCCTCTGGGGCGTCCAGGAAGCACCAGGCCAGGGGTGAAGGAAGCAGCTGTGCAGACAAGTGGCTCTTGGCCTGCTGCTCCCTGGGGGCTAG CTGAGGTCGCAAGTGCTGCTCTTGGCcagactgcagcagcaggaggaagttgTCCTGGGGAAGCCCCACCCGCCCCCAGTCCCCCAGGGAGCATGGCCGCCCTGGAAG CCCTGGTGAGCGGCAGCCCGGCCAGGTTGGTGCTGAGCGACATGTTGCAGCAGAACCTGCTGCTGATCCGGCACTTCGTGGAGGCCACGCGCCACCTTCACGCCTCCTTTGTGGCctcgctggaggaggaggagttccaCTACCACACGCTGGAGGAAGCCAAAGCG TACATCAAGCGCCACAAGCCTCGGCCTCTGACGCTGGAGCAAGCCTTGCGAGAACGAGGAGAGCAGAGCCACACGGAGGCGCCGTAG